The Falco naumanni isolate bFalNau1 chromosome 1, bFalNau1.pat, whole genome shotgun sequence genome window below encodes:
- the LOC121087374 gene encoding neuropeptide-like protein C4orf48 homolog, whose product MLAPCLLRRAVLTVPLVFVVALLLTEPVRSDQEAGTAIPAESRPCVDCHAFEFMQRALQDLKKTAYNLDTRTETLLLQVEKRNLCDCVTANLLN is encoded by the exons ATGCTGGCACCGTGCCTTCTGAGAAGAGCAGTCCTTACAGTTCCTTTAGTTTTTGTGGTTGCACTGCTGCTCACGGAGCCTGTTAGATCTGATCAAGAAGCGGGAACAGCCATACCAGCTGAAA GTCGTCCCTGTGTTGACTGCCATGCATTTGAGTTCATGCAGAGGGCTCTGCAGGATTTAAAGAAGACAGCATATAATCTAGACACACGG ACAGAAACTCTGCTTCTTCAGgtggaaaagagaaatctgTGCGACTGTGTAACTGCAAATCTGCTGAACTGA